Proteins encoded in a region of the Globicephala melas chromosome 1, mGloMel1.2, whole genome shotgun sequence genome:
- the CD48 gene encoding CD48 antigen, whose translation MCSRRWELPLALQLLLLPHLFLATSIQDYSKYAISGSNVSLSISSVPTKNKSLTTWLYTTDQKIVECDSGQLKYFNTKFKDRVRLDRQSGTLHINNVQKEDSSTYLLRVLKDSGYEDEWKISLEVLDPVPKPVIEVKKTQEGNKCNLTLSCVIQDQSVNYTWYAESLPKEFQSSVLEVTHTPQNYSSSYTCQVSNPVSSQNYTVNFTSPCVLAPSSGVAWTATWLVITVTTVLGLLWI comes from the exons ATGTGCTCCAGAAGGTGGGAACTGCCTCTGGCTCTGCAACTTCTACTGCTGCCTCATTTGTTCTTGGCAACCAGCATACAAG ATTATTCAAAATATGCCATCTCCGGCAGCAACGTGAGTCTGTCAATCTCCAGTGTGCCGACGAAAAACAAATCACTCACCACCTGGCTTTATACTACTGACCAGAAGATTGTAGAATGTGATTCCGGTCAGCTTAAATACTTCAATACTAAATTTAAGGACAGGGTCAGGCTTGATCGTCAAAGTGGCACACTGCACATCAATAACGTCCAGAAGGAGGACAGCAGCACTTACCTCCTGAGGGTGCTGAAGGACTCTGGGTACGAGGACGAATGGAAGATCTCACTGGAGGTGCTTG ACCCTGTACCAAAGCCTGTCATAGAAGTCAAGAAGACACAGGAAGGGAACAAGTGTAACCTGACCTTGTCCTGTGTGATCCAGGACCAGTCTGTAAACTACACCTGGTATGCAGAGTCCCTTCCAAAAGAGTTCCAGAGCAGTGTGCTTGAAGTGACTCATACACCACAAAACTACTCCAGTTCTTATACCTGCCAAGTCAGCAATCCTGTGAGCAGCCAAAATTACACAGTCAACTTCACTTCACCCTGTGTACTGG cCCCATCCTCTGGAGTAGCTTGGACTGCCACTTGGCTAGTGATCACGGTAACCACTGTTCTTGGTCTCCTATGGATCTGA